From a region of the Paenibacillus segetis genome:
- a CDS encoding D-arabinono-1,4-lactone oxidase, whose protein sequence is MLSINLKERNTKEWRNWSGLVRGLPRSIVYPASIEEVVGIVKTCAAEGRKLRVVGSGHSFTRLVQTDDVLVSLDRLQGVIAVDSEMGIAQVWGGTKLDRLGEELHAIGVAQENLGDINAQSIAGAISTGTHGTGEQFGSLATQAVGLTVVTATGEILECSVEQNEELFRAMQVSLGMFGIIVKLKLRVVPAYALRYTSHKISFSQCLEQLDLFKKENRHFEFYWFPYTDTAQIKLTNTTDEVPGAPSRWSYWKVLLMENALFWVLSECCRFIPRLCKLISRLSAAGVPDMQEVGYSHRIFATPRLVRFNEMEYSVPADHMRIVLEEIRNTIDRYQFAVHFPIECRYVRGDDVWLSPATGRDSAYIAVHMYRGMEYADFFAKVEDICRQYGGRPHWGKMHTMNAEQLRSVYPKWDAFLRLRQELDPSGVFLNPYLAEMLQQSEQAHELTKA, encoded by the coding sequence ATGCTTTCTATAAATTTGAAGGAACGCAATACGAAAGAATGGCGCAATTGGTCAGGACTCGTACGCGGACTGCCGCGGAGCATCGTATATCCGGCAAGCATAGAAGAGGTGGTCGGGATAGTTAAGACATGTGCCGCCGAAGGACGGAAGCTGCGTGTCGTCGGATCCGGACATTCATTTACGAGGCTCGTCCAGACCGATGATGTACTGGTCTCCTTGGATCGATTGCAGGGCGTGATTGCTGTTGATTCGGAGATGGGGATTGCCCAGGTGTGGGGCGGAACGAAGCTGGACCGTCTCGGGGAAGAATTGCATGCCATTGGGGTTGCGCAAGAGAATCTGGGCGATATTAATGCGCAATCCATTGCAGGAGCGATCAGTACAGGAACACATGGGACGGGAGAGCAGTTCGGGAGCCTCGCAACGCAAGCGGTAGGCTTAACGGTAGTGACAGCAACAGGGGAAATCCTCGAATGTTCAGTTGAGCAGAATGAAGAGCTTTTTCGGGCGATGCAGGTGTCACTTGGGATGTTCGGGATTATCGTGAAGTTGAAGCTACGTGTTGTGCCTGCGTACGCGCTCCGCTATACGAGCCACAAAATATCATTCTCTCAATGCCTTGAGCAGCTTGATCTATTCAAAAAGGAGAACCGTCATTTCGAATTTTATTGGTTCCCATATACGGATACCGCTCAAATAAAACTGACCAATACAACGGATGAGGTCCCCGGAGCACCAAGCCGCTGGAGTTACTGGAAAGTCTTGCTAATGGAGAATGCGCTGTTCTGGGTTCTATCGGAGTGCTGCCGCTTCATTCCGCGCCTTTGTAAGCTGATAAGCCGATTGTCGGCAGCGGGCGTACCGGATATGCAGGAAGTGGGGTATAGCCACCGGATTTTCGCAACGCCGCGGCTCGTTCGATTTAACGAAATGGAGTACAGCGTACCGGCAGATCACATGCGAATCGTACTGGAGGAAATACGTAATACGATAGATCGGTACCAATTTGCTGTTCATTTCCCAATTGAATGCCGCTATGTACGGGGAGACGATGTATGGCTTAGTCCGGCGACTGGACGTGATTCTGCCTATATCGCTGTACATATGTATCGGGGGATGGAGTATGCTGACTTTTTTGCCAAAGTAGAGGATATCTGTAGACAGTATGGCGGGAGACCGCACTGGGGGAAAATGCACACAATGAACGCGGAGCAGCTCCGCTCGGTATATCCGAAGTGGGATGCATTTCTTCGCCTCAGGCAAGAGCTTGATCCTTCGGGCGTATTCTTGAATCCTTACTTGGCAGAAATGTTGCAACAGAGCGAGCAAGCGCACGAGTTGACGAAAGCGTAA
- the sigK gene encoding RNA polymerase sporulation sigma factor SigK — protein MPGLFTTIALFIKQLTLLVSYVKNNAFPQPLTEEEETKHLARMAEGDPISRNLLIEHNLRLVAHIVKKFDNTGEDMEDLISIGTIGLIKAIESFRPNKGTKLATFAARCIENEILMHLRSLKKTRKDVSLHDPIGTDKEGNEITLIDILGTEADEVLDRVQLKMEKSKIYRNLDILDAREQEVIKGRFGLEHGGEERTQREIAKELGISRSYVSRIEKRALMKLYHEFYKAKR, from the coding sequence TTGCCTGGATTATTTACTACTATTGCTCTGTTTATTAAACAACTAACTCTGCTCGTGTCGTATGTGAAGAATAACGCTTTTCCCCAACCATTGACGGAAGAGGAGGAGACGAAGCATTTGGCGCGGATGGCTGAAGGCGATCCGATCTCTCGTAATTTGCTGATTGAGCACAATCTGCGGCTGGTGGCGCATATCGTCAAGAAATTCGATAACACCGGCGAGGATATGGAGGACTTGATCTCGATCGGGACGATTGGACTCATCAAGGCTATTGAGAGCTTCCGCCCCAACAAAGGTACGAAACTGGCAACTTTTGCGGCTCGTTGTATTGAGAATGAAATATTGATGCACCTTCGGTCGCTCAAAAAGACACGTAAGGATGTTTCGCTGCACGACCCTATCGGGACGGACAAGGAAGGGAATGAAATTACCCTTATCGATATCCTGGGTACGGAGGCGGACGAGGTTCTTGATCGGGTACAGCTCAAGATGGAGAAGAGTAAAATTTATCGGAATCTTGATATCCTGGACGCTAGAGAGCAGGAAGTGATTAAAGGAAGATTCGGGTTGGAGCATGGGGGAGAAGAACGGACCCAACGCGAAATCGCCAAAGAGCTCGGCATTTCCCGCTCTTATGTGTCCCGGATAGAGAAGCGAGCGCTTATGAAGCTGTATCATGAGTTTTATAAGGCGAAGCGATGA
- a CDS encoding amino acid deaminase/aldolase, which translates to MPFAFVDLDMLQQNILNVLHRANGKNVRIASKSIRSVDMLRRILQANAQFQGIMCFTVPEALYLAQQGFTDLLLGYPAMDASLLASVAMHQREGCNITLMVDCETHVEQAEAAAAKYGVRLPLCVDIDMSIDVPGLHFGVWRSPIRSTDAALNLIKRIAQSKHVVLEGLMGYEAQVAGLGDRVPGQVLKNAIVRLLKHRSIRDAAARRAELVAAIDRMGLPPLRFVNAGGTGSLHTSSVEPVVTEVTAGSGFYSPGLFDNYRDFTLVPAAGYAIEIVRQPRGDLYTCLGGGYTASGIAGSDRLPRPYLPQGATLLAMEGAGEVQTPIRYNGQETLELGDPIFMRHSKAGELCERFTHLYYISNGSIVGETTTYRGDGLCFL; encoded by the coding sequence ATGCCCTTTGCTTTCGTTGATCTGGATATGCTTCAGCAGAATATTCTTAACGTTCTCCATCGGGCGAATGGGAAGAACGTCCGCATTGCGAGCAAATCGATCCGTTCTGTTGATATGCTCCGGCGCATTCTGCAGGCAAATGCGCAGTTTCAGGGGATCATGTGCTTCACGGTGCCCGAAGCACTCTATCTCGCGCAGCAAGGTTTCACCGACTTGCTGCTGGGTTACCCTGCGATGGACGCAAGTCTGCTCGCGTCTGTCGCCATGCATCAGCGTGAAGGGTGTAACATCACGCTGATGGTAGACTGCGAGACGCATGTCGAGCAGGCGGAAGCGGCTGCCGCCAAGTACGGCGTGCGGCTGCCGCTCTGTGTGGACATCGATATGTCGATCGATGTCCCGGGGCTGCACTTCGGCGTATGGCGCTCGCCTATACGCTCCACAGATGCAGCGCTCAACCTCATCAAGCGGATCGCACAGTCGAAGCACGTCGTGCTCGAGGGGCTCATGGGTTACGAAGCGCAGGTTGCTGGCTTAGGCGACCGCGTGCCGGGGCAGGTTCTGAAGAATGCGATCGTAAGGCTACTTAAACACCGCTCGATCCGTGATGCCGCTGCCCGGCGTGCGGAGCTGGTCGCGGCGATCGATCGAATGGGTCTTCCTCCGCTGCGGTTCGTGAATGCAGGCGGCACGGGCAGCCTGCATACAAGTAGCGTGGAACCAGTCGTCACCGAGGTCACGGCTGGTTCGGGGTTCTATTCGCCCGGTCTGTTTGACAACTACCGGGATTTCACCTTGGTTCCCGCCGCAGGATATGCGATCGAGATCGTGCGTCAGCCGCGCGGTGATCTCTACACCTGTTTAGGCGGTGGGTACACGGCTTCGGGAATTGCAGGAAGCGACAGATTGCCGCGTCCATACCTGCCGCAAGGTGCGACTCTCCTAGCGATGGAAGGCGCAGGTGAAGTCCAGACGCCGATTCGCTACAACGGGCAAGAAACGCTGGAACTCGGCGATCCGATCTTTATGCGTCATAGCAAAGCAGGAGAGTTATGCGAACGATTTACACACCTCTACTACATTTCAAATGGCAGTATCGTTGGGGAGACAACGACATATCGGGGGGACGGACTATGCTTTCTATAA
- a CDS encoding MDR family MFS transporter has product MIMESTSTAQVKQPGLMAFSLMLGAFVGLFSETALNMAFTNLMDEFSINASTVQWLTTGYLLVLGILVPISALLMQWFTTRQLFTASLLLSIIGTLIAALSPNFTSLLIARIVQALGTGLLLPLMTNIILIIFPAHKRGTIMGLMGLVIMCAPAIGPTLSGLIVDHLGWEYIFWISLPLLLFTFGFGLTFIKNVAYISKPKIDILSILLSTLGFGGIVFGFSNLAEHSLSEIIVLLPLIIGIISLIWFVLRQFKLETPMLNLRVFKYPMFTLGLIMLFLGMMIILSSAILLPLYLKGGLLLSATVAGVQLLPGSVLNGAMAPVTGKIFDKYGPKLLLPVGFFIATIAVFLFTTNSTETSSMTFILIHCTLFIGLAMVIMPAQTNGLNQLPVKYYPDGAAVMNTLQQIAGALGTTFAITLMSSGETRFANTHPDAVQTEILTAGITHAYLFITALAGIGLILSFFVKRIRV; this is encoded by the coding sequence ATTATAATGGAATCTACATCTACTGCTCAAGTTAAACAGCCAGGCCTTATGGCCTTCTCCCTTATGTTAGGTGCCTTCGTTGGTCTATTTAGTGAAACGGCCTTAAACATGGCTTTTACCAACTTAATGGATGAATTTTCAATCAACGCCTCAACGGTTCAATGGCTAACAACGGGATATTTACTAGTATTAGGAATCCTTGTTCCTATTTCTGCTTTATTAATGCAATGGTTTACTACTAGACAATTATTCACGGCTTCTTTGCTATTATCTATCATCGGTACATTAATTGCTGCCCTCTCACCTAATTTCACCTCATTATTAATTGCGCGTATAGTGCAAGCCTTGGGGACTGGTTTATTGCTTCCATTAATGACCAATATTATTCTTATTATTTTTCCTGCACATAAACGTGGGACCATTATGGGGTTGATGGGGCTGGTTATTATGTGTGCGCCGGCAATTGGGCCAACTCTTTCTGGTTTAATTGTAGACCATTTGGGCTGGGAGTATATTTTTTGGATCAGCTTACCTTTACTTTTATTTACATTCGGCTTCGGATTAACATTCATCAAAAATGTAGCGTACATTTCAAAGCCTAAAATTGATATCTTATCCATCCTGCTTTCTACTTTAGGATTTGGTGGAATCGTATTTGGATTTAGTAACCTAGCTGAACACTCTTTAAGTGAAATCATTGTCCTCCTGCCACTTATCATTGGTATCATAAGCCTGATCTGGTTTGTATTACGACAATTTAAATTGGAAACTCCAATGCTGAATTTACGTGTTTTTAAATATCCGATGTTTACATTAGGACTTATTATGCTTTTTTTAGGAATGATGATCATCTTATCCTCTGCGATTTTATTACCGTTATATTTAAAAGGAGGTCTATTGTTATCTGCAACAGTTGCAGGAGTTCAACTACTTCCTGGTAGTGTGCTTAACGGAGCTATGGCTCCAGTTACTGGTAAAATTTTCGATAAATACGGACCTAAATTATTGCTGCCTGTTGGGTTTTTTATTGCAACAATTGCGGTTTTTTTGTTTACAACTAACTCTACTGAAACCAGTAGTATGACCTTTATTTTAATACACTGTACATTGTTTATCGGACTAGCAATGGTCATTATGCCAGCTCAAACCAATGGCTTGAATCAATTACCAGTGAAATACTACCCGGATGGTGCTGCCGTCATGAATACATTACAACAAATAGCAGGTGCTCTTGGTACAACCTTCGCTATTACACTAATGTCTAGTGGGGAAACTCGATTTGCTAATACACATCCAGACGCTGTCCAAACTGAGATATTAACCGCTGGAATTACGCATGCTTACTTGTTTATTACAGCACTTGCAGGTATCGGTTTAATTTTATCGTTCTTTGTTAAACGGATTCGCGTTTAA
- a CDS encoding MarR family winged helix-turn-helix transcriptional regulator: MASRDPIGLLLRDLHLEVTNYLTKLLAPVRLAPEQHLLMALLLEQEGLSQNEIANHLSKDKASVARMIASLENKGYIRKVISKQDRRSVNVFVTEEGRKLETIINEVTIKLNEIIETGLSASEYSTLKTLLTRVQNNVKDA; encoded by the coding sequence ATGGCTTCAAGAGATCCTATAGGTTTGCTTCTTCGAGATTTGCATTTAGAAGTAACCAATTATCTAACGAAGTTACTTGCTCCTGTTCGGCTTGCTCCTGAGCAACATTTACTTATGGCTTTGTTGCTTGAGCAAGAAGGTCTATCTCAAAACGAGATTGCTAATCATTTGAGCAAAGACAAAGCGAGTGTTGCCCGAATGATCGCTAGCTTAGAGAACAAGGGATATATTCGAAAAGTAATAAGTAAGCAAGATCGTCGTTCGGTAAATGTGTTTGTAACAGAAGAAGGCAGGAAATTAGAAACTATCATAAACGAGGTGACGATCAAATTAAACGAAATTATCGAGACGGGATTATCTGCTTCAGAATACTCAACGTTAAAGACTTTATTAACTCGTGTACAAAATAATGTAAAAGATGCTTAA
- a CDS encoding helix-turn-helix domain-containing protein gives MIKVMIVDDDLLVRNNLKYMLSTELPQLHGSSEFILCGEANDGREALDKISDYAPDIILSDMKMPNMDGLILCEALHTRYPDIQFIALSNYDDFNYVHGTLQNGAVDYILKHKMSAVTLIAALRKASRSLIQNSKQPDHALDINNINALKQDFLIYLLTGFYSDVDEISAHMDTLGLKLDLTQVLVIVMCIDDYQSMDLKKTTLLQFSVINIASEILEDQRNGAICHIANENYAILLSFADIFSQQKIQDIVQNTMSRLSSCMKNFLNLSVSFSIGQVCSQIHQLPQSYLQAEKKLKNKFYYDAGAVFTNTDEQQGAAMLNYFDIKKESTLSHFISIQDREGIHTVLSNLFSEIRANKPPLAIAQMVFTDLLSLINKTCKNHSIDLREVYADNILPEKHLSDFSSLSSVQDWLLSLFERLCDALTMREAAPTSIYVREALDYIHLHFAEDISLSLVADKINISNVYLSKLFKQEIGIGFAEYLTKYRLKLAQSLLRQHQLSIHDIAAASGFNDYIYFLKTFKKHIGVTPTEYVKNDVKG, from the coding sequence ATGATTAAAGTCATGATCGTGGACGATGATTTGCTTGTACGCAACAATCTCAAATACATGCTCAGTACAGAATTGCCGCAATTGCATGGCAGCTCTGAGTTTATTTTATGTGGGGAAGCTAATGACGGGCGTGAAGCTCTGGACAAAATATCTGATTATGCTCCCGACATTATTCTATCGGATATGAAAATGCCGAACATGGATGGACTCATATTGTGCGAAGCTCTGCACACTAGATATCCAGATATCCAGTTTATCGCGCTCAGTAACTACGATGATTTTAATTATGTACACGGTACTCTGCAAAATGGGGCCGTCGATTACATTCTGAAACATAAAATGTCGGCCGTTACGTTAATTGCAGCATTGCGAAAAGCAAGTCGTTCGTTGATCCAGAATTCCAAGCAACCTGATCACGCGCTCGATATTAACAATATCAATGCATTGAAACAAGATTTTCTCATCTATCTACTAACTGGCTTTTATAGCGATGTGGATGAGATTTCAGCTCACATGGATACCCTCGGGCTGAAATTAGATCTAACACAGGTACTTGTGATCGTAATGTGTATCGACGACTACCAGTCTATGGATCTAAAAAAAACCACGCTGCTTCAATTTTCAGTCATCAATATTGCTTCCGAAATACTCGAAGATCAACGAAATGGAGCCATCTGTCATATTGCTAATGAGAATTATGCAATTCTACTATCATTTGCCGATATCTTTAGCCAACAAAAGATTCAGGATATCGTTCAAAACACCATGTCACGCCTCTCATCCTGCATGAAGAACTTCCTGAACCTTTCGGTCAGTTTCAGCATAGGACAGGTATGCAGCCAGATTCATCAGCTTCCACAGAGCTACCTGCAAGCCGAGAAGAAGCTAAAGAATAAATTTTATTACGACGCTGGAGCCGTATTTACGAACACGGATGAGCAACAAGGGGCAGCTATGCTCAATTATTTTGACATCAAAAAGGAATCGACGCTCTCACATTTCATCTCCATTCAGGACCGAGAGGGCATCCATACCGTACTATCCAACTTATTCAGTGAGATCCGCGCAAATAAACCACCGCTTGCGATTGCCCAGATGGTGTTCACTGATTTGCTCAGCTTAATCAACAAGACCTGCAAGAATCATTCCATCGATTTGCGTGAGGTGTACGCAGATAACATCTTGCCGGAAAAACATCTCAGCGATTTTTCGTCTCTATCATCCGTTCAGGATTGGTTATTATCTTTATTCGAAAGGCTCTGCGATGCTCTTACGATGCGCGAAGCAGCTCCAACCTCCATTTATGTAAGAGAGGCACTGGACTATATCCATCTCCATTTCGCGGAAGATATTTCACTCAGTCTGGTAGCGGATAAAATCAACATCAGCAACGTTTATTTGAGCAAATTGTTCAAACAGGAAATTGGCATCGGGTTTGCCGAGTATTTAACGAAATATCGATTAAAGCTAGCCCAGTCATTGCTACGTCAACATCAGCTCTCGATCCACGATATTGCGGCAGCAAGCGGATTCAATGATTACATCTATTTCCTAAAAACATTTAAAAAACATATAGGCGTAACGCCGACGGAATATGTAAAGAATGATGTGAAAGGTTGA